The following are from one region of the Cloacibacterium normanense genome:
- a CDS encoding DGQHR domain-containing protein, translated as MTADIRISLLGKLVNHEEAQKLLKEKRNEYFFETIKPHFQEAYLKDGWIIEKEFKNSIKVKKPKSFDVAFEDEVWSLFALMGYRFLNRDRKFNLPYDKSEISLTKQIDVFAKDDETILIIECKSSETNTRGDFKKDLESYQGIMDGLRKSLQHLFPNEKLKFKFILATRNLSISDEDLERLKNIGGLHLNDENIEYFFELYSQIGQASRYQFLGNIFDGQDIPQMENKVPAVRGKMGGHTYYSFSIEPEKLLKIGYVLHRNRANVNMMPTYQRLIKKSRLKSVEDFIENNNGYFPNSIVISVDAKNCQFDRADTQVKSTISDVGILHLPKKYKSAYIIDGQHRLYGYSNTSYKDTNTIPVVAFVNLSREEQVKLFMQINENQKAVSKDLKETLKADLLWTSERYDEQIDALTSRIAITLGESRNSPLYGKINIGQDKAELTIQNIKLALKRSKFIGKVSKNKIEELGLVYNGNLDFTFDWLKNFFIKSLDYLASNIEEDWKSDKSLIVSNNGIYGIILILSDVLYHLKQKDIIEIKANNINTVVSEILTYIDPIINYIKTIDFEEYESLKKAYGAGGQTKFWRVFQEKIRETHQNFNPEGLDEYLKKQEREYNDKAFSIIREIETHFKKDFRLKLEEHFGKKWFEKGVPPKIADKAIVDALTKNRSLEDDEEEVEHWDCLTIIAYREIALKNWQTIFEKEYTKPGEEKISGGKEEKTKWMVKLEHLRNQNVHSYYVKEEELSFLEELNDWLIKKELKNKFQK; from the coding sequence ATGACCGCAGATATTCGAATTTCACTTCTTGGTAAACTTGTTAATCATGAAGAAGCACAAAAATTATTAAAGGAAAAAAGGAATGAGTATTTTTTTGAGACTATAAAACCTCATTTTCAAGAAGCCTACCTAAAAGATGGGTGGATAATTGAAAAAGAATTCAAAAATTCTATAAAAGTCAAGAAACCTAAATCTTTTGATGTTGCTTTTGAAGATGAAGTGTGGTCACTTTTTGCACTTATGGGTTATCGATTTTTAAACAGAGATAGAAAATTTAATTTACCCTATGACAAAAGTGAAATATCCTTAACAAAACAAATTGATGTTTTTGCTAAGGATGATGAAACCATACTAATTATTGAATGTAAATCTTCTGAAACTAATACTAGAGGAGATTTTAAAAAAGATTTGGAGAGTTACCAAGGGATAATGGACGGACTAAGAAAATCTTTACAACATTTATTTCCAAATGAAAAATTGAAATTTAAATTCATTCTTGCAACTAGAAATTTATCTATATCTGATGAAGATTTAGAGAGATTGAAAAATATTGGAGGACTCCATTTAAATGATGAAAATATAGAATATTTTTTTGAATTATATTCTCAGATTGGACAGGCAAGTAGATATCAATTTTTAGGAAATATATTTGATGGTCAAGATATTCCTCAAATGGAAAATAAGGTTCCTGCTGTCAGAGGGAAAATGGGAGGGCATACTTATTATTCTTTTTCAATAGAACCTGAAAAACTTTTGAAAATAGGGTATGTACTTCATAGAAATAGGGCAAATGTTAATATGATGCCAACCTATCAAAGATTAATAAAAAAATCAAGATTAAAATCAGTTGAAGATTTTATTGAAAATAATAATGGTTATTTTCCAAACTCAATAGTTATAAGTGTTGATGCAAAAAATTGTCAATTTGATCGCGCAGATACTCAAGTTAAAAGTACAATTTCTGATGTCGGAATATTGCATCTTCCAAAAAAATATAAGTCTGCGTATATAATTGATGGGCAGCATAGACTTTATGGATATTCAAACACAAGTTATAAAGATACTAATACGATACCAGTTGTAGCATTTGTAAATTTAAGTAGAGAAGAACAAGTTAAATTGTTTATGCAAATAAATGAGAATCAAAAAGCGGTATCAAAAGACTTAAAAGAAACGTTAAAAGCTGACTTATTATGGACTTCAGAGAGATATGATGAACAAATTGATGCCTTAACATCTAGAATTGCTATAACTTTAGGCGAAAGCAGAAATTCTCCTTTATATGGAAAAATTAATATCGGTCAAGATAAAGCAGAATTAACAATACAAAATATCAAATTAGCTCTCAAGCGAAGTAAATTTATTGGAAAAGTTTCTAAAAATAAAATTGAAGAACTTGGATTAGTATATAATGGTAATTTAGATTTTACTTTTGATTGGTTAAAAAATTTCTTTATAAAGTCATTAGATTATTTAGCAAGTAATATTGAAGAGGATTGGAAAAGTGATAAATCTTTAATAGTCAGTAATAATGGAATTTATGGAATAATTTTAATTCTTAGTGATGTATTATATCATTTAAAACAAAAAGATATAATAGAAATTAAAGCAAATAATATAAATACGGTGGTTAGTGAAATCCTAACATATATTGACCCAATTATTAATTATATCAAAACTATTGACTTTGAAGAATATGAATCTTTAAAAAAAGCATATGGTGCAGGTGGTCAAACAAAATTCTGGAGAGTTTTTCAAGAAAAAATAAGAGAGACTCATCAAAATTTTAACCCTGAGGGCTTAGATGAATATTTAAAAAAACAAGAAAGAGAATACAATGACAAAGCTTTTTCAATAATTAGAGAAATTGAAACCCATTTTAAAAAAGATTTTCGGTTAAAACTTGAAGAACATTTTGGTAAAAAATGGTTTGAAAAGGGAGTGCCACCAAAAATTGCAGATAAAGCAATCGTAGATGCCTTGACAAAAAACAGAAGTCTTGAAGATGATGAGGAAGAAGTAGAGCATTGGGACTGCTTAACTATAATAGCATACCGTGAAATTGCTTTAAAAAATTGGCAAACAATTTTTGAAAAAGAATATACAAAACCTGGAGAGGAAAAAATAAGTGGTGGTAAAGAGGAGAAAACCAAATGGATGGTTAAACTTGAGCATTTAAGAAATCAAAATGTACATTCTTACTATGTGAAAGAAGAAGAACTTTCATTTCTTGAAGAACTTAATGATTGGCTTATAAAAAAAGAATTAAAAAATAAGTTTCAAAAATAA
- a CDS encoding DUF262 domain-containing protein encodes MSKLNVDQKTIMLLFSDKKSDFLIPDYQRPYAWEEGQCQTLWDDIFSFAFPDNNSDKFDSNEEYFLGSIVTFENDNNKKEVIDGQQRLTTLMLLLRAFYAKFGNMQDENSKSTRERIAQCLWKTNEFGQPNLNILKIDSEVATDNDKDEFLEILKTGIVNKDQKSNYAKNYRFFQEKIDNFLSEYPSYFAYLPARILGNCILLPIEAESQDTALRIFSTLNDRGLPLSDADIFKAQFYKHYSTKNQKDKFIEQWKELEEITGRIFKPLNGTPMDELFTRYMYFIRAKQGIKSSTTEALRKFYEKGKYSILKQDDTLSNLKILVDFWHDVYNQNQERFSTKILRKLFILNSAPNGMWTYFLSVYFLQNKNENNQLEENKLDEFLNKTIAFVWAFAFTNPGVNALRTPIYAEMVNIVTDKTVNFDEHKFDEHTLRTAMNNFEFKNGRPITRSMLTWWAFKDDQQEIPFLNTNFDIEHIFARKRQENDKSLSNTKLLEALGNKSLLEDKINIRASDYRFSDKIKYYKGFTTDKGQHKAGSIISELVNIADNKTDFTEQDIISRSEKIVSEFIEFLKEKKLIKEY; translated from the coding sequence ATGTCGAAACTTAATGTTGATCAAAAAACAATAATGCTACTTTTCTCAGATAAAAAATCTGATTTTCTAATTCCTGATTATCAAAGACCTTACGCATGGGAAGAAGGACAATGTCAAACTCTTTGGGATGACATTTTTTCTTTTGCTTTTCCAGACAATAACAGTGATAAATTTGATAGTAATGAAGAATACTTCTTGGGTTCAATTGTGACTTTTGAAAATGATAACAATAAAAAAGAAGTAATTGATGGGCAGCAACGTTTAACTACTCTAATGCTGCTATTACGAGCTTTCTATGCAAAATTTGGAAATATGCAAGATGAGAACTCTAAAAGTACTCGTGAAAGAATTGCACAATGCTTATGGAAAACAAATGAATTTGGACAACCTAATCTAAACATACTAAAAATTGATTCCGAGGTAGCAACTGATAATGACAAAGACGAGTTTTTGGAAATACTTAAAACGGGTATTGTAAACAAAGACCAAAAAAGCAACTATGCTAAGAACTATCGTTTTTTTCAAGAGAAAATAGATAATTTTTTAAGTGAATATCCTTCATATTTTGCATATTTACCAGCAAGGATTTTAGGCAATTGCATTCTTTTGCCGATTGAAGCAGAATCTCAAGACACTGCTTTGAGAATTTTTTCAACATTAAATGATAGAGGTCTACCATTATCAGATGCTGACATTTTTAAAGCACAATTTTACAAGCATTACTCAACAAAAAATCAAAAAGACAAATTCATTGAACAATGGAAAGAACTTGAAGAAATTACAGGTAGAATTTTCAAGCCATTAAACGGCACTCCAATGGACGAACTTTTCACAAGATATATGTATTTTATTCGTGCGAAACAAGGAATAAAATCAAGCACAACAGAAGCATTACGTAAGTTTTACGAAAAAGGTAAATACTCAATTCTCAAACAAGATGATACATTATCAAATCTCAAAATTCTAGTTGATTTTTGGCATGATGTTTACAATCAAAATCAAGAAAGATTTTCAACTAAGATTCTCAGAAAACTATTCATTCTTAATTCTGCACCAAATGGTATGTGGACCTATTTTTTGTCGGTATATTTTCTACAAAATAAAAATGAAAACAATCAACTGGAAGAAAATAAATTAGACGAATTCCTAAACAAAACAATTGCTTTTGTTTGGGCATTTGCATTTACTAATCCTGGTGTTAATGCATTGAGAACTCCTATTTATGCTGAGATGGTAAATATCGTAACAGATAAAACTGTCAATTTTGATGAACATAAATTTGACGAACATACTTTACGTACAGCAATGAATAATTTTGAGTTTAAAAATGGTAGACCAATTACTAGATCGATGCTTACGTGGTGGGCATTCAAAGATGACCAGCAAGAAATTCCTTTTCTCAATACGAATTTTGATATAGAGCATATTTTTGCAAGAAAACGTCAAGAAAATGACAAGTCATTAAGTAATACAAAGCTACTAGAGGCTCTGGGTAATAAATCTTTACTTGAAGACAAAATAAATATCAGAGCATCTGATTATAGATTTAGTGATAAAATTAAATATTATAAAGGTTTTACAACGGATAAAGGACAACATAAAGCGGGTTCAATTATTTCTGAATTGGTTAATATCGCAGATAATAAAACCGACTTTACAGAACAAGACATAATTAGCAGAAGCGAAAAAATAGTCAGTGAATTTATTGAATTTCTAAAAGAAAAAAAATTAATAAAAGAATATTAG
- a CDS encoding L,D-transpeptidase, protein MNCFISFICLIGVFLLVQCNKSAGEEEVHYDTIQQQQKADTVQKDTVVKKEIKYHAFVVKNKNKDFKTLEKMYSQEELHAILAINRLDYKNKWRADTLVVPDVLEKDFTVYSPFPKNVSAARNIQKLAMFSYSIHAYALYEKGSLIKWGPTSMGKKATPTKMGLTFTNWKKEVAISTVNSDWKLRWNFNLYNYLGIGWHQYDLPGHHASHSCVRLLEEDAYFMYTWAEQWILNKKGTVVLAKGTPVIIFGPPVFNKKPWLQLIKSPHANDYTEAEINHEIQPFLPEILKQQNIKRQYLEHVP, encoded by the coding sequence ATGAACTGTTTTATAAGCTTTATTTGTCTTATCGGTGTGTTCTTGTTGGTTCAGTGCAATAAAAGCGCTGGAGAAGAGGAAGTGCATTATGATACGATTCAGCAGCAACAGAAAGCAGATACCGTCCAAAAAGATACGGTGGTGAAAAAAGAAATAAAGTATCATGCTTTTGTGGTTAAAAATAAAAATAAAGACTTTAAAACTTTAGAGAAAATGTATTCTCAAGAAGAACTGCATGCAATTTTAGCCATCAATCGATTGGATTATAAAAACAAATGGAGAGCCGATACCTTAGTGGTTCCAGACGTTTTGGAAAAAGATTTTACAGTGTACAGTCCTTTTCCTAAAAACGTTTCTGCGGCTAGAAACATTCAGAAATTAGCGATGTTCAGTTATTCCATTCATGCCTATGCCTTGTATGAAAAAGGGAGTCTCATCAAGTGGGGACCTACCAGTATGGGCAAAAAAGCAACGCCTACCAAAATGGGACTCACCTTTACCAATTGGAAGAAGGAAGTCGCCATCAGTACCGTGAATTCTGATTGGAAACTGAGATGGAACTTTAATTTGTATAATTATTTGGGCATCGGTTGGCATCAGTATGATTTGCCGGGGCATCATGCTTCACACTCTTGTGTTCGTTTGTTGGAAGAAGATGCCTACTTTATGTACACTTGGGCAGAACAATGGATTCTGAACAAAAAAGGGACAGTAGTCTTGGCTAAAGGTACACCTGTGATTATTTTTGGACCGCCGGTATTCAATAAAAAACCTTGGTTACAGCTCATCAAATCTCCTCATGCCAATGATTATACCGAGGCTGAAATCAACCATGAGATTCAACCGTTCTTACCAGAAATTCTGAAACAACAAAACATTAAAAGACAATATCTAGAACACGTTCCATAG
- the mnmE gene encoding tRNA uridine-5-carboxymethylaminomethyl(34) synthesis GTPase MnmE gives MNQDTICALATANGIGAIGIIRVSGEQAIEICEKCFDGKALTQQKSHTVHYGFIKDGDEVIDEVMVSIFLAPKSFTTENSVEISFHGSPHIGKRILEVLIKNGARMAKAGEFTMRAFMNGRIDLSQAESIADLIASENEASRKVALQQLKGGISQEISVLRNDLLNFVSLIELELDFAEEDVEFADRTALVQLLQKIESKLKSLIDSFQYGNAIKSGVAVAIIGKPNAGKSTLLNALLKEERAIVSDIAGTTRDTIEEVLHIKGNAFRLIDTAGLRETEDAIEAIGVVKAKEKVAKADVLVYLIDVATTDLKDDLAMLQELAREDLKIIICLTKIDEVDEADQKAKAIAKTLQSDIPSHELLQISAKENIHLQDLKDELSTYVEHLKSESNVVITNQRHYESLQKSIDAVYKVKEAITHQISTELLAYELRNALEHLGEISGEFTNDEVLGNIFSKFCIGK, from the coding sequence ATGAATCAAGACACTATTTGTGCACTCGCCACTGCCAATGGAATTGGAGCGATAGGAATTATTAGAGTTTCTGGAGAACAAGCCATAGAAATCTGTGAAAAATGCTTTGACGGGAAAGCACTTACCCAACAGAAATCTCATACGGTACATTATGGTTTCATTAAAGATGGAGATGAAGTCATCGATGAAGTAATGGTTTCTATCTTTCTGGCTCCCAAATCTTTCACTACCGAAAATTCTGTGGAAATTTCTTTCCATGGTTCTCCACATATTGGCAAAAGAATTTTAGAAGTCTTGATTAAAAATGGTGCAAGAATGGCAAAAGCAGGTGAGTTTACCATGCGTGCATTTATGAACGGTAGAATAGACCTCAGTCAAGCCGAATCCATTGCAGACCTTATTGCTTCGGAGAATGAAGCTTCCAGAAAAGTGGCCCTTCAACAACTGAAAGGTGGCATTTCTCAGGAGATTTCTGTGTTGAGAAATGACTTGCTCAATTTTGTTTCACTCATTGAATTAGAATTAGATTTTGCGGAAGAAGATGTAGAATTTGCAGATAGAACTGCATTGGTACAACTGCTTCAAAAAATAGAAAGCAAACTGAAATCTTTGATTGACAGTTTCCAATACGGAAATGCCATTAAAAGTGGAGTTGCAGTAGCCATCATCGGAAAACCTAATGCAGGGAAATCTACTTTACTGAATGCCCTTTTAAAAGAAGAAAGAGCCATCGTTTCTGATATTGCTGGAACTACGCGTGATACGATAGAAGAAGTGTTGCATATTAAAGGAAATGCTTTTCGACTCATTGATACCGCAGGTTTGCGTGAAACGGAAGATGCCATAGAAGCGATAGGCGTGGTGAAAGCCAAAGAAAAAGTGGCTAAAGCTGATGTTTTGGTGTATTTGATTGATGTTGCGACTACCGATTTAAAAGACGACCTTGCGATGCTACAGGAATTGGCAAGAGAAGATTTGAAAATCATCATTTGTCTTACCAAAATTGATGAAGTAGACGAGGCTGATCAAAAAGCAAAAGCGATTGCCAAAACCCTTCAATCTGATATTCCTTCGCATGAGTTGTTACAAATTTCGGCTAAGGAAAATATTCATCTTCAGGATTTAAAAGATGAACTTTCTACCTATGTAGAACATCTAAAATCTGAAAGCAACGTAGTGATTACCAACCAAAGACACTACGAATCTCTTCAAAAATCTATTGACGCTGTTTATAAGGTAAAAGAAGCCATTACCCATCAAATTTCTACTGAATTATTAGCCTATGAGCTTAGAAATGCTCTGGAACATCTGGGCGAAATCTCAGGTGAATTTACCAACGATGAAGTATTGGGGAATATTTTTTCTAAGTTCTGTATCGGGAAGTAG